The genomic interval GGCGGCGGGCATTCCTCCCTGGCTCTTCGAGGAATGCTACGGCGCCGTCGGCGATCTGGCGGAGACCGTGGCGCTGCTAGTGCCGCCGGCCCGCGCGGAGAGCGAGGAGAGTCTGCTCTATTGGGTCGAGGAGCGCCTGCTGCCGCTGCGTCGTCTCGACGAAGAGGGCAAGCATCGAGCGCTGCTGGAGGCCTGGGGGGAGCTGGGGCAGCGGCAAATCTTCGTCTGGACCAAGCTCCTCACCGGCGCTTTCCGCGTGGGAGTTTCCAAACGCCTGGTGGTGCGCGCCCTGGAGCGGGTGGGGGAGGTGGACGCCGCCACCCTCTCCCACCGATTGATGGGTCATTGGCGCCCCACTTCGGAAGCCTTCGAAGCGCTCTTCTCCACCGACACCCGCGACGCCGACCAAAGCCGCCCCTACCCGTTCTTCCTGGCCCACCCCCTGGAGGCGGAGCCGGAGACCTTGGGTTCGGTGGAGGATTGGCTGGTGGAGTGGAAGTGGGACGGCATTCGCGCCCAGCTGATCCGCCGCGGCGGCGGCACCTTTCTCTGGTCCCGAGGGGAAGAACTGGTGACGGAGAGCTTCCCGGAGGTTTCCGAGGCGGCGGCGGGGCTGCCCGACGGCACGGTGCTGGACGGCGAGCTGATGCCTTGGCGCGGCCTGGCCGATGAAGAGGCGAGCGGCGGTCCCCTACCTTTTTCCCAGCTCCAGCGCCGTCTGGGGCGCAAGAAGCCCGGGGGCAAGATCCTCCGCGAGGTGCCGGTGGTGTTGCTGACCTACGATCTGCTGGAGTTGGGCGGTGAAGATTGGCGGCAGCATCCCCAGCGTGAGCGGCGCCGGCGGCTGGCGGAGTTGGTGGGCGAGCTCGATTCGCCCATCGCCCGGCGGTTGCGGTTGTCGCCGGTCCTGGAGGTCGAGAGCTGGGAGCAGCTGGCGGCGGCGCGGGAGCAGGCCCGGGAAGAGCTGGCGGAGGGGCTGATGCTCAAGCGTGGGGAGGCGCCCTATGGGGTCGGCCGCAAGCGCGGCGATTGGTGGAAGTGGAAAGTCGACCCCCACACCGTCGACGCGGTGATGATCTACGCTCAGCGAGGCCACGGCCGCCGCGCGTCGCTCTACACCGACTACACTTTCGCGGTCTGGGACGGCGGGGAGCTGGTGCCCTTCGCCAAAGCCTACTCCGGGCTCACCGACGAGGAGATTCGGCGGGTGGACCGATTTGTGCGCCGCAACACCGTAGAGCGCTTTGGCCCGGTGCGCTCGGTGCGCCCGGAGCTGATCTTCGAGCTCGCTTTCGAAGGCATCCAGCGCTCACGCCGCCACAAGTCGGGGGTGGCGGTGCGCTTTCCCCGCATGGCTCGCTGGCGTACCGACAAGAAGCCCGCGGACGCCGATTCTTTGGAACAAGTCATCGCCCTCCTGCCGCCGGAGGAGCCGTGACCCGATGTCAGCCGTCCGCCGGGCCAACTTCGAGGGCGGCGCTGCGTATAAGCTGGCGCTCTCTCATGGCGCGGCCCATGGAACGCTTCGACGCTCGGCCCGTTCTTTCCGGGCCGGCAATGCTCTGAACCTTTGCCAAGGGAACCACTGATGTCCACAAAACCTTCGTCCCAAGCCCCGAGCTCGCAGTCCCCGGCGCCGACTAGCTCATCGACGGATTCGTCGCCCCCAGATGCCCAATCTTCAGAGCTCCAGGCGCCGGATCTGCGCGTCGAGGAGGCCACCGAATTTGCTCTCTGGCTCTCCCTCCGGGGCTCCGTCGGCGACCCCTGGCGGGCGGTCATCGAAGGTCTGGCCCAGGAGCTCGATGGTCCCGTCTTCGCTCCTCACGTCACGCTGTGGGGAGGCTTTCGCCGCTCGTTGGCCCAGGCACAGAAAGAGGTCGAGGTGCTGACC from Acidobacteriota bacterium carries:
- a CDS encoding ATP-dependent DNA ligase is translated as MKAFAELYAALDATTKTNEKVAAMAEYFSTAPPADAAWAVHFLSGNRPKRLVGSRLLREWAGEAAGIPPWLFEECYGAVGDLAETVALLVPPARAESEESLLYWVEERLLPLRRLDEEGKHRALLEAWGELGQRQIFVWTKLLTGAFRVGVSKRLVVRALERVGEVDAATLSHRLMGHWRPTSEAFEALFSTDTRDADQSRPYPFFLAHPLEAEPETLGSVEDWLVEWKWDGIRAQLIRRGGGTFLWSRGEELVTESFPEVSEAAAGLPDGTVLDGELMPWRGLADEEASGGPLPFSQLQRRLGRKKPGGKILREVPVVLLTYDLLELGGEDWRQHPQRERRRRLAELVGELDSPIARRLRLSPVLEVESWEQLAAAREQAREELAEGLMLKRGEAPYGVGRKRGDWWKWKVDPHTVDAVMIYAQRGHGRRASLYTDYTFAVWDGGELVPFAKAYSGLTDEEIRRVDRFVRRNTVERFGPVRSVRPELIFELAFEGIQRSRRHKSGVAVRFPRMARWRTDKKPADADSLEQVIALLPPEEP